A single window of Anomaloglossus baeobatrachus isolate aAnoBae1 chromosome 5, aAnoBae1.hap1, whole genome shotgun sequence DNA harbors:
- the TTPAL gene encoding alpha-tocopherol transfer protein-like, with amino-acid sequence MAQDNETSVGSSSVSSSLEVDSTLHEGYVCTLTPELILKAREELQEKPEWRLRDVQALRDMIWKDYPNLKTRVDDAFLLRFLRARKFDYDRALQLLVNYYSCRKGWPEVFTNLRPSAVKPVLDSGFLTVLPHTDTEGRRIVCIRPGQWNPRTFPITENLRAIYLSLEKLIEAEETQVNGIMILADYEGVGLSQASHFGPFIAKKIIGILQDGFPIRIKAVNIINEPRIFKGIYAILRPFLKEKIVKRIFLHGSDLNSLHSNVPKAILPEEYGGTAGKLDISAWSQTLLAAENDFAQDFYQVDLARDGSLQGFVMNDGESDYLQCEESARGVKSQLYCY; translated from the exons ATGGCACAAGACAATGAGACTTCGGTAGGAAGTTCTTCTGTGTCCTCTTCCCTGGAAGTTGACTCCACTCTCCACGAGGGCTACGTCTGTACATTGACCCCAGAGCTGATCCTGAAGGCTAGGGAAGAATTGCAGGAGAAGCCAGAATGGAGGTTACGTGACGTGCAGGCTCTGAGGGACATGATATGGAAGGACTACCCCAACCTAAAGACACGAGTCGATGACGCTTTCCTGCTACGATTCCTAAGAGCTCGCAAGTTTGACTATGACCGAGCTCTCCAGCTCTTGGTCAATTATTACAGTTGCCGTAAAGGGTGGCCAGAAGTATTTACCAACCTGAGACCTTCTGCAGTGAAACCTGTGTTGGACTCTGGCTTCTTGACTGTTCTACCTCACACAGACACAGAAGGAAGGCGCATTGTCTGTATTCGGCCCG GTCAGTGGAATCCCCGGACTTTCCCAATTACCGAAAACCTTCGTGCCATTTACCTTTCGCTGGAAAAACTGATAGAAGCTGAGGAAACCCAAGTGAATGGTATTATGATCCTGGCGGACTACGAGGGGGTAGGATTGTCCCAGGCATCTCATTTTGGACCATTTATTGCCAAGAAGATCATCGGAATTCTTCAG GACGGATTTCCAATTAGGATAAAAGCCGTCAACATCATCAATGAACCCCGGATCTTCAAGGGCATTTACGCCATACTGAGGCCGTTTCTGAAAGAGAAGATAGTAAAGCGG ATATTCCTCCATGGATCAGACCTGAACTCCCTGCACAGTAACGTCCCCAAGGCCATCTTGCCGGAAGAATATGGAGGCACAGCCGGGAAGCTGGATATTTCCGCATGGAGTCAGACCCTCCTGGCAGCTGAAAATGACTTTGCACAAGACTTTTATCAGGTCGACCTTGCCCGAGATGGCTCCCTCCAAGGGTTTGTAATGAACGATGGCGAATCAGACTACCTACAATGCGAAGAGTCTGCACGTGGGGTTAAATCCCAGCTCTACTGTTACTGA